The genomic DNA AGAATCTGCTTCTGCGCAGCGAGCAGGGCAGGGTGGAACTGGTCCGCGGCAGCCAGTGGAATCTGCGGATGCTCACCGACCCACAGTGATTCGAAACCGCGGGACTCGAGCTCGGGCCCCAGGGTGGCCGGGCCGAGGTCTCGCGGCGTGTTCATCGAGACGAATCCCAAATCCATGACTCTCCTTAGCGGCAGTTTCAAATGCTGTACGATCGTACTGCACTGGCCGCCTGAGTGGCGATGGACAGATCGAGGAGCGCATCCGCATGGTGGAGACCACCGAGCTCTATTACGACCCCTACGACGTCGATATCGATGCGGACCCGTATCCGGTCTACAAACGACTTCGCAACGAAACGCCGCTGTACTACAACGAAAAGCGAGACTTCTGGTCGCTGTCGCGGATGGCAGACGTAGAGCACGCGCTGCGCGATGTCGAGAACCTCAGCTCGGCCAAGGGTGACATCCTGGAGGTGGTCAAGGCCGAGCCGGTCATGCCGCTCGGTGTCTTCATCAACGAGGATCCTCCGCTGCACACGGTGCACCGGCTCCTGGTGTCACGCGCCTTCACGCCGCGGAAGATGAAGGCCATCGAGGAACAGGTTCGTGACTTCTGCGCGAGATGCCTGGATCCACTGACCGGTGGCGATCGCTTCGATTTCATGGGCGATCTCGGAGCCGAGATGCCGATGCGTGTCATCGGGATGTTGGTCGGAATACCCGACGAATTGCAGCGCAGTGTGCGCAAGGTGGCCGGACGTAGGTTGCGAAACAACCCCGGTGAACCGCTGCCGGTGAGCAAGAACAACTACTTCAACGGCAACATGTTTCGTGAGTATGTCGAGTGGCGTGAAAAGAACCCGTCCGACGATCTGGTGACCGAGCTGTTGAATGTCGAATTCACCGACGCCGACGGTGCTGAGCGGAAGTTGAGCTCCGAGGAACTCCTGGTCTTTCTCGGAGTGATCGCCAACGCCGGCACCGAGACGGTGGGCCGGCTGTTCGGGTGGCTCGGAAAGCTGCTGGGGGAGCACCCCGATCAGCGACGCGAACTGGTCGAGGATCCGTCATTGATCCCGGGCGCCATCGAGGAGGTTCTGCGTTACGAGCCGCCGGTGCACGGCATTGCCCGCTATGTCGCCAAAGACGTGACGTATCACGACACGACGGTTCCAGCTGGTTCGGCGCTCCTGCTCGTTGCAGGCGCAGCCAACCGCGACGAACGTAAATTCGACGATCCCGATCGTTTCGATATCCATCGCAACGGCAACCATGTGAGCTTTGGCCGGGGTACACATTTCTGCCTGGGTGCGTCGCTGGCGCGCGTCGAGGGGCGGGTGGCACTCGAGGAGATTCTCAAACGGTGGCCGGACTGGACGATCGACGAGCAGAACGCCGAGCGTGCACCCACGGTGGCGGTACGAGGCTGGGACACCATGCCCGCCATCCTCGGTTGAGGATTCAGCCCTCTCGCGCCAGGGCGCTCAGCAGTGCCCTGGCACGCCGCACCGAGCCGGACCGGGTGGACCGATCGGGGCCTACGGCGACCGGTTGGGCCCACACATCGGTGGCTCCGGCGTCGAGCAACGACTGCAACTGATGTTGCACGGCGTCCTCGGAGCCGATGATGGCGACATCGGCCGCGCTGGAACCGCCACCGGCTCGAATAATTTGCTCGTAGTTGCGCATTCCTGCATAGGAGACTGCGTTTGCCGCCACCGCGTCTCTGGCTTCGTCGAGGTCGTCGTGTACCGCTACCGGTAGCCCGGCCACGATCCGGGGCCGGGACCGCCCGAATTCGGATGCTGCGGCGGTGAGAGTCGGGGTGATCCGGGACTCCAGCGCCTGACGAGAGGCCATCCACAGCACAACCCCGTCTGCGAACTGTCCGGCGATGCGCAGCATCCGGGGTGACAGTGCGGACAGCAGGAGTGGGACCGGGTGTTCGGCGCGGGCGGCGCGGCCCGCGGTGTGCGCGCTCCAGTCAGTTCCGGCGAAATTCACGTCTTCGCCGCGCAGCAGCGGGCCGATGATCCTCAGATATTCGGCGGTGTTGCGGGCCGGGTGGTCATAGGACAGGCCCAGCACATCGCGCACGATCGGCTCATGTGACGGCCCGAGGCCGAGCGTGAGCCCTGGCCGTCCCATGGCGTTGGCGGCCGCGATCACCCGGTTGCCCTGCAGCATCGGATGGCACGGATACGTCTGCAGCACAGCGGTTCCCAGCTCGATGGACTGCGTCGCGCGCCCGGCGATGGCCATCGCCACCAGAGGGTCGCCCGCGACACCACTGGCGTACCACAGGGCGGAGAACCCGTCAGCCTCGGCTTCCTGGGCCTGGGTGATCATCCGGTCAACTGACGCAGCACCGCCGGACAGTCCGATACGCATGGGTGCGGCTCCCTTTCTGGTGGCCCCGTTTATCGCATGATGTGGGCGTACTGCTCGTGTGGGTGGACGTCGAACATCGTCCGATACGACGGTGGCCGGCGACCTCCCTCGTCCACAATGCCGTACTTCCCGGCGAGTTCGGCACCGATCAGGGTACGGCCGCTGGACTCCATCAGATTCGGATCGTTGAACAACGCCCAGATCACATGGCCGGTGAGTTCAGGGGTCTCAGCGCTGTCGAGTATGTGGCCGAACTTGTCGGGCTTGGCGGCGATGATCGCCCGAACCCGTTCGGTCAGAAGCGAACCCATCCAGATCGATACCGCGGCGATATCGAACTCGCGGAAATCCACGGCCATGTCAGCGGCCATCTTGTCTACGCCGGCCTTCGGCACGCCGTAAGCCGGCCCGAAGGCGTAGTGCACCGAGCCCGAGGAAGAGGTGAATGCCACCAGACCCTTCCGCTGTGGCAGCATCAGGGGTGCGCAAAGTACCGTGGCGACATAGCTGCTGCGCAATCCGACGTCGAAGGTGTCCAACACACTCAGCGGCTCCTCCCAGAACTTGGTGCGGCCCATCATCTCGTCGCGGATTATCGCGGCATTGTTCACCAGGATGTCCACCCGGCCCTGCTCTTCGGCGATCCGGTCGAACAGTGCCTTGACCTGATCGTCGTCACTGTGGTCGACCCGTACGGCGATGCCATGCCCCCCGGCTGCGGTCACCAGCTCGGCGGTGTGGTGGATCGTGCCGGCCAGGGCCGAATCCCCCTGGTTCTCACTGCGTCCGGTGACATACACCGTGCAGCCATGACTTCCCAGCGCATGCGCGATACCCGCCCCCGCGCCGCGGCTGGCCCCGGTGACGACGGCGACTGGTCGGTCCTCGCCCATCAGGCGACGATCTCAGCCGCGGTTTTGAGCTCGGTGATCGGTCGGGCCAGCCCCTGCTCGTCGCAGATACGCTGCAGCTTGACCAACGTCTCCTCCAGGCCGGGGCCGAGGCTCCGGCCTGGAGTGAACTGTGCGGGCAGGTGCCGCATGCCTTGGATCACCCCGATGCTGTCGTAGTGCACCGTGCCTTCGGCCACGCATCGGTAGTCAGGCATCCGGTCGAGAACCGCGGTCAGCATCGACTTGAACACCGTCCTGGCCACATTCGAGCCGATGCACCGGTGTACTCCGAGCCCGAAGCTGAAGTGGCGGTTGTTTTTCCGGTCCATCACCAGGGCATCCGGATCCTCGAACAGTGACGGATCCCGATTGGCCATCGCCCAGGACAGCCACAGCCGCTCACCTTCACGCAGCGATGTGCCGTCCAGATCGATGTCCTCGGAGACGGTTCGAGCATCCCCGGGAGCGGGCGTGAAGAAACGTAAGAACTCCTCAGTGGCTCGGTCGAGCAGTACAGCACGTTCCGCACTCAACTGGGTGCGCTTATCGGTGTGCTGTGACAACCACTCCAGGGCATGCGCGGTAAGTGCGGTCGTGGTGTCGAAGCCTCCGCCGATCAGCAGATTCAGCATGCCGATCAACTCGATATCGGGCGGTGCCTCGCCGTTGATGCGCAGTTTGGCCAACGCGTCGATGATCCCGGGCCGTGGATTGTCCCGTACCTCAGAAAGATTGGTGAACAGGTCGATCCCCATCGTCAGGTACAGGTCGCGCACGCGGGCCGCGTCCGGGGAGTCCGGTGGCGTGTAGACCGAGGCGTGCGCCGGCTCGTTGTAGATCGTCCACTTGTCCAGCCGCACACCAAGCATGGCCAGGGTGAGCACCGCCGGCACCACATTGGCCAGGTCGTCGACGAAATCGATGTGCCCGGTCTCGATCCGGTCATCAATGCAGGCCCGCACGATCTCGTCGATGAACGGGGCCCAGCGCTTGACCGCGGCGGGGGACAGGTACGGGTTGAGTGCGGTGCGGTAGAAGCGGTGTTCCGGATCGTCCATCTCCAGCATGCCGCCACGAAACCCCTCTGCCTCCAACATCGTCGGAATGGAGATGCCCTTGTAGCCGCGGCGTTCGTTGTGTACATCGTGGTCGTTGGACACATGCGGGCAGCGGGCCAGCTCGAACACCTGGGGACCGCCTGCGGCCACCCAATGCCCGTCGTAGGTATCGGTCCAGGCGATGGGGCACTTCTGCTGCATCTCGTGGGTGATATCGAGGAAGCTCTCGCGATAGTCGGCACCGTGGCGGTCGAAGTGGTACCTGGCCGCTGGGTCGGTGGGGGCGTTCATTGTTCGGTCTCCGGGGTCAGGAGGTGGATGGCCTGTTCCGGGCAGGAACGAACCGCCTCGTGCACGTGCTCGTGATACTCGGTTGCGACGGCGTCGACGGCCACCTGAGCGTGGCCGTCGGTGTCATCGAGTTCGAAGATTTCCGGCGCGATCATCGCGCACAGGGTGTGGCCCTGGCACCGTGACGTGTCGACTTCTGCTTTCACCGTTGCTCCTGGATGGAATCTGGATTGGCTGAATGTGATTGGTCCGTGTCTGCCGAATCAGGTGACCGCTCCACCATTGACGCCGATGACCTGGCCTGTGATGTATCCGGCGTCTTCCGCTGCCAGGAACGAACACGCCGCCGCCACGTCCTCGGGGCGGCCCAGCGCTCCGGCCGGGATCGCCTGGTTCAGGTACTTGTCCAGCGGCAGTTTCCCGGCGGCCTGCTGCTCACGCAGCATCGGCGTTTCGATCGCAAACGGAGGCACGGTGTTGGCGGTGATGCCCTTCGACGCGTAGTCGAGTGCCACAGTTTTGGTGAGCGCGATGACACCACCCTTGGCTGCGGAATAGTGCGCCTGGCCCTGTGCACCCTTCTGGCCGGCCGCCGAGGAGATCGTGATGATCCGCCCCCACTGCGCGGGCACCATGTCTTCCAGCGCGGTCCGAATGCACAGGAACGTCCCCGTCAAGTTGACCGCCAGATAGCGATTCCACTGATCCAGGGTGATCTTGTCGAGGCGGGTGAAACCCGAGATGGCCGCGCTGGTCACCAGAATGCCGACCGGATCCAGTTGGGTGCGGACCGAGTCGAAGACCTGCGCGACGGCATCCTCGTCCGACACATCGGCGCCGAGGGCGATGGCTCGACCGCCCGCCGCCTCGATCTCGGCCGCGACCTTGCCTGCAGCTTCGGCGTTGAGATCAAGAACAGCAACATGTTTGCCGTCGGCAGCAAGTCGGATGGCGATTGACCTGCCAAGTCCCGATCCACCCCCGGTTACTACCGCTACCCGGCTCATTACCCAGTTCCTCCTGTGCGCCTCGCCACATTCCACTGTACAGATGTATAGCGGATGCCGATGTTCGACACAAGCCGCTGTACGTATGTATAGCATTGCCTCTACACTCGTGCTGACTTCGAGGAGGAGAACGGCTGTGAGCGACCTCTATTACGACCCGTGGGATGTCGACATCGATATCGACCCCTATCCGACGTACCGCCGGCTGCGGGACGAGGCCCCGGTGTACTACAACGAACGACACGACTTCTGGGGCATCAGCCGGTACGCAGATGTAGACGCGGCCCTGAAAGACACCGTCCGGCTCAGCTCGGCCAAGGGTGACATCCTCGAGGTCGTCATGACCGACCCGGTGATGCCTCCGGGAATCTTCATCAACGAGGACCCGCCGCTGCACACGATTCATCGCGCGATCGTGTCCAGAGCCTTCACGCCGAAGAAGATGCGCGCCATCGAAGACAAGATTCGAGCTTTCTGCGTGGCGT from Mycobacterium sp. DL440 includes the following:
- a CDS encoding SDR family NAD(P)-dependent oxidoreductase — its product is MSRVAVVTGGGSGLGRSIAIRLAADGKHVAVLDLNAEAAGKVAAEIEAAGGRAIALGADVSDEDAVAQVFDSVRTQLDPVGILVTSAAISGFTRLDKITLDQWNRYLAVNLTGTFLCIRTALEDMVPAQWGRIITISSAAGQKGAQGQAHYSAAKGGVIALTKTVALDYASKGITANTVPPFAIETPMLREQQAAGKLPLDKYLNQAIPAGALGRPEDVAAACSFLAAEDAGYITGQVIGVNGGAVT
- a CDS encoding ferredoxin — encoded protein: MKAEVDTSRCQGHTLCAMIAPEIFELDDTDGHAQVAVDAVATEYHEHVHEAVRSCPEQAIHLLTPETEQ
- a CDS encoding cytochrome P450, with translation MVETTELYYDPYDVDIDADPYPVYKRLRNETPLYYNEKRDFWSLSRMADVEHALRDVENLSSAKGDILEVVKAEPVMPLGVFINEDPPLHTVHRLLVSRAFTPRKMKAIEEQVRDFCARCLDPLTGGDRFDFMGDLGAEMPMRVIGMLVGIPDELQRSVRKVAGRRLRNNPGEPLPVSKNNYFNGNMFREYVEWREKNPSDDLVTELLNVEFTDADGAERKLSSEELLVFLGVIANAGTETVGRLFGWLGKLLGEHPDQRRELVEDPSLIPGAIEEVLRYEPPVHGIARYVAKDVTYHDTTVPAGSALLLVAGAANRDERKFDDPDRFDIHRNGNHVSFGRGTHFCLGASLARVEGRVALEEILKRWPDWTIDEQNAERAPTVAVRGWDTMPAILG
- a CDS encoding SDR family NAD(P)-dependent oxidoreductase — its product is MGEDRPVAVVTGASRGAGAGIAHALGSHGCTVYVTGRSENQGDSALAGTIHHTAELVTAAGGHGIAVRVDHSDDDQVKALFDRIAEEQGRVDILVNNAAIIRDEMMGRTKFWEEPLSVLDTFDVGLRSSYVATVLCAPLMLPQRKGLVAFTSSSGSVHYAFGPAYGVPKAGVDKMAADMAVDFREFDIAAVSIWMGSLLTERVRAIIAAKPDKFGHILDSAETPELTGHVIWALFNDPNLMESSGRTLIGAELAGKYGIVDEGGRRPPSYRTMFDVHPHEQYAHIMR
- a CDS encoding cytochrome P450, translating into MNAPTDPAARYHFDRHGADYRESFLDITHEMQQKCPIAWTDTYDGHWVAAGGPQVFELARCPHVSNDHDVHNERRGYKGISIPTMLEAEGFRGGMLEMDDPEHRFYRTALNPYLSPAAVKRWAPFIDEIVRACIDDRIETGHIDFVDDLANVVPAVLTLAMLGVRLDKWTIYNEPAHASVYTPPDSPDAARVRDLYLTMGIDLFTNLSEVRDNPRPGIIDALAKLRINGEAPPDIELIGMLNLLIGGGFDTTTALTAHALEWLSQHTDKRTQLSAERAVLLDRATEEFLRFFTPAPGDARTVSEDIDLDGTSLREGERLWLSWAMANRDPSLFEDPDALVMDRKNNRHFSFGLGVHRCIGSNVARTVFKSMLTAVLDRMPDYRCVAEGTVHYDSIGVIQGMRHLPAQFTPGRSLGPGLEETLVKLQRICDEQGLARPITELKTAAEIVA
- a CDS encoding TIGR03564 family F420-dependent LLM class oxidoreductase — translated: MRIGLSGGAASVDRMITQAQEAEADGFSALWYASGVAGDPLVAMAIAGRATQSIELGTAVLQTYPCHPMLQGNRVIAAANAMGRPGLTLGLGPSHEPIVRDVLGLSYDHPARNTAEYLRIIGPLLRGEDVNFAGTDWSAHTAGRAARAEHPVPLLLSALSPRMLRIAGQFADGVVLWMASRQALESRITPTLTAAASEFGRSRPRIVAGLPVAVHDDLDEARDAVAANAVSYAGMRNYEQIIRAGGGSSAADVAIIGSEDAVQHQLQSLLDAGATDVWAQPVAVGPDRSTRSGSVRRARALLSALAREG